A window of the Cryptococcus neoformans var. neoformans B-3501A chromosome 9, whole genome shotgun sequence genome harbors these coding sequences:
- a CDS encoding hypothetical protein (HMMPfam hit to SET, SET domain, score: 59.7, E(): 7.9e-15) — protein MTSQALIQAEAFESQKFLTWFKESGGWYNEELVDIVSVPGMGYGAVAVKDIEEGTPLFHVPDDLILSAYTSDLKDHLDASEWDQLNKGWAQLILVMMWETIKGSKSRWAGYLANMPVLFETPMFWTERQREQLSGTDIADRIGREDAEAEYTSVLAPFIKAHPDLFPVDSPHITMDAFHIQGSRILSRSFTVPLHRFGRSHSQSRSDGNSEKESDDEDEEEMVVMIPFADMLNAAWGKDNAHLYVDEDTIEGFDEGVVMKSTQLVKQSEQIYNTYDSPPNSELLRKYGHVDVLPLPSDMLDLLNETELGSWPYGNPGDEVLLQGDLIVGCVTTKLGGAHMKATLQDRIDWWLEEGQEDIFPLNFSHDIDDGLISFIRLLLHDSDWDRAHKKGRMPRAIIDETVADVLHEIINQRLAQYKQNIEHDLKVVRSSYHGADDKPVTSLGRNESAAVVRLGEKRILYLARRKIAQATAGQKSSQKRKNNSTLMGKGKRIH, from the exons ATGACCTCGCAAGCTCTTATACAGGCTGAGGCCTTCGAAAGTCAAAAATTCTTAACATGGTTCAAGGAATCTGGAGGATGGTATAACGAAGAATTAGTAGACATTGTTTCGGTTCCAGGTATGGGGTATGGTGCTGTAGCTGTCAAAGACATCGAG GAAGGAACTCCTTTGTTCCATGTACCCGACGACCTCATTTTGTCAGCTTATACTTCTGATCTGAAAGATCATCTCGATGCCTCTGAGTGGGATCAGCTCAATAAAGGATGGGCGCAACTCATACTAGTGATGATGTGGGAAACTATCAAAGGATCAAAAAGTCGCTGGGCAGGGTATCTTG CAAATATGCCTGTGTTGTTTGAGACTCCAATGTTCTGGACTGAACGGCAGAGAGAACAGCTATCGGGGACGGACATTGCAG ATCGTATCGGGAGAGAGGACGCAGAAGCTGAATATACTAGCGTATTGGCACCATTTATCAAA GCCCATCCTGATCTATTCCCTGTAGATTCACCCCATATAACTATGGACGCCTTCCACATTCAAGGATCTAGGATTCTTTCTCGTTCCTTCACTGTACCTCTCCATCGCTTTGGACGATCACACTCACAGTCTAGATCGGATGGTAATAGTGAAAAggaaagtgatgatgaagatgaggaggagatggttgTCATGATTCCCTTTGCCGATATGCTGAATGCTGCCTGGGGGAAGGATAATGCCCATCTGTATGTTGATGAGGACACTATTGAGGgctttgatgaaggagttgTAATGAAGTCTACTCAATTAGTAAAGCAATCAGAACAAATA TACAACACCTATGATTCCCCTCCTAACTCTGAACTCCTTCGCAAATATGGTCATGTTGATGTTCTGCCTTTGCCATCAGATATGCTAGACTTACTCAACGAGACCGAATTAGGTTCATGGCCTTATGGAAATCCTGGAGATGAAGTGTTGCTTCAGGGCGATCTCATTGTGGGGTGTGTGACCACAAAGTTGGGTGGAGCACACATGAAGGCAACTCTGCAAGATCGCATTGATTGGtggcttgaagaagggcaagagga TATATTTCCTCTGAACTTCTCACACGATATTGATGATGGGTTAATCTCATTCATCCGTTTACTACTTCATGACTCAGATTGGGATAGAGCACACAAGAAGGGCAGAATGCCGCGTGCCATAATTGATGAAACAGTGGCTGATGTTCTGCATGAAATTATTAATCAAAGGCTGGCCCAGTATAAGCAAAACATAGAG CATGATCTCAAAGTAGTGAGAAGTTCATATCATGGGGCTGATGATAAACCAGTGACTTCTTTGGGAAGAAATGAgtctgctgctgttgttaGACTaggagaaaagaggattCTATACTTGGCCAGAAGGAAAATAGCACAAGCTACAGCTGGACAAAAGTCTTCTCAGAAGCGGAAGAACAATAGCACTTTGATGggcaaagggaagagaatTCATTGA